The following proteins are co-located in the Microbacterium sp. SORGH_AS_0888 genome:
- a CDS encoding NAD(P)-dependent oxidoreductase, producing the protein MRILVPGATGSVGQQVVQQALDRGHDVVAIARKTTTLTMDHPALTKVAVDILNARDVEPLVAGVDAVISTVGIGASKSPTKLYSAGTKNLIEGMRAHGVTRLVVISSEVAEHWAHQGLFKLWVVLPLLQHFIGATYDDMRRMDVVLWESDVQWTAIRAPRIRPKEGKGDYRLSADGPLARGWAITATDMAAALIDIAERGDLGRKHVYVAN; encoded by the coding sequence ATGCGTATTTTGGTACCGGGAGCAACGGGCTCCGTGGGTCAGCAAGTTGTGCAACAGGCGCTTGATCGAGGGCACGATGTGGTGGCGATTGCCCGCAAGACGACGACGCTAACGATGGACCATCCAGCCCTCACCAAGGTTGCGGTCGACATCCTAAACGCGCGTGACGTCGAGCCTCTTGTAGCCGGCGTGGATGCAGTCATTAGCACTGTTGGTATAGGTGCTTCGAAGTCCCCCACGAAGCTCTACTCCGCAGGCACCAAGAATCTGATCGAAGGCATGCGGGCTCATGGTGTAACGAGGCTTGTGGTGATCTCTTCAGAGGTAGCTGAGCATTGGGCACATCAAGGTCTGTTTAAGCTTTGGGTCGTCCTTCCTCTGCTGCAGCACTTCATAGGCGCGACGTACGACGACATGCGTCGTATGGATGTCGTTCTGTGGGAGAGCGATGTGCAGTGGACGGCGATTCGTGCCCCGCGCATCCGGCCAAAGGAGGGCAAAGGCGACTACCGACTGAGTGCTGACGGCCCACTGGCGCGTGGCTGGGCTATCACGGCGACCGATATGGCCGCTGCGCTGATCGACATCGCTGAGCGCGGCGACCTCGGGAGGAAACATGTCTATGTTGCCAACTAA
- a CDS encoding NADP-dependent oxidoreductase, with translation MSRVIQYRRFGGTEVLEMVDTTAEEPGLGEVRIRVEAAGLNPMDEKVFHGAPPVRVVGFVAALSKPAEWFSPKFPKRVGHDFVGTIDAVGSQVNDFAVGDVVLGTLRGAPGAKTKRGSLAESLIAPVDDVVHKPESLSIESAATLGVSAQTACGALREIDVRSGDVVVISAAAGGVGSLAVQLATHRGATVIGIAGESNADFLRSLGVIPVAHGAGVKDRVLAAAPGPVTKILDCYGGEYVKLGFSLGLRGSTIGTLVPSPKAILRGARFTGSRHAQPGDLEEVAALVASGAVKTAIARAYPFEIAAVREAFTELATGHVRGKLVIDIAAR, from the coding sequence ATGAGCAGAGTAATCCAGTACCGCCGGTTCGGCGGTACTGAGGTGCTGGAGATGGTCGACACAACCGCCGAAGAGCCCGGACTCGGCGAGGTGCGGATCAGGGTCGAGGCAGCCGGACTCAACCCGATGGATGAGAAGGTCTTTCACGGCGCTCCGCCTGTGCGAGTGGTCGGCTTCGTCGCCGCACTCTCCAAGCCCGCAGAGTGGTTCTCGCCGAAATTCCCCAAACGAGTCGGGCACGACTTCGTAGGGACCATCGACGCAGTCGGAAGCCAGGTCAACGACTTCGCCGTCGGCGACGTGGTCCTCGGCACCTTGCGAGGTGCCCCAGGTGCAAAGACCAAGCGCGGCTCACTCGCAGAGAGCCTGATTGCCCCCGTCGATGACGTTGTCCACAAGCCCGAGTCTCTCAGCATCGAGAGCGCCGCGACGCTCGGCGTCAGCGCTCAGACGGCCTGTGGGGCCCTCCGCGAAATCGATGTCCGGAGTGGCGACGTCGTCGTAATCAGTGCTGCGGCGGGCGGTGTCGGGTCGCTTGCCGTGCAACTCGCGACTCACCGCGGCGCTACGGTCATCGGCATCGCAGGCGAAAGCAACGCCGACTTCCTGCGCTCACTCGGGGTCATCCCCGTGGCCCACGGCGCAGGCGTGAAGGATCGAGTCCTCGCAGCGGCCCCCGGCCCCGTCACGAAGATACTCGACTGCTACGGCGGAGAGTATGTCAAGCTCGGTTTCTCGCTCGGGCTCCGCGGCTCCACCATCGGAACCCTCGTGCCCTCCCCGAAAGCGATCCTCCGCGGTGCCCGGTTCACGGGCTCACGGCACGCGCAGCCCGGCGATCTCGAGGAAGTCGCTGCCCTGGTAGCGAGCGGTGCCGTCAAGACGGCGATAGCGCGCGCGTATCCCTTCGAGATCGCGGCGGTACGCGAGGCGTTCACAGAACTGGCCACCGGCCACGTTCGTGGCAAGCTCGTCATCGACATCGCAGCGAGGTAG
- a CDS encoding MarR family winged helix-turn-helix transcriptional regulator: MYKTTPGGNPTVEQAVLALRRLNSALTVSNRVVGARLDIRDGDLAVLDSLHQDGPQTPTELARRTWTHIATMTGILTRLERAGWVERHRNENDGRSARIHATGVDRLGNTYARVNERLAGLLASWTPDQLDALTRFLSEASGVIVASSEEIDRESHDIDPGSPSDSTMTS, encoded by the coding sequence ATGTACAAGACGACCCCCGGCGGGAACCCGACGGTCGAGCAGGCGGTGCTGGCCTTGCGGCGGCTCAACAGTGCATTGACCGTGAGTAACCGTGTCGTCGGAGCACGGCTCGACATCCGAGACGGGGACCTCGCCGTGCTGGACTCGTTGCATCAGGATGGGCCGCAGACACCCACCGAGCTAGCGCGCCGCACGTGGACCCATATCGCAACCATGACCGGCATACTGACTCGCCTTGAACGCGCCGGATGGGTCGAGCGACACCGCAACGAGAACGACGGCCGCTCGGCACGTATCCACGCGACCGGCGTCGACCGTCTGGGCAACACATACGCGAGGGTAAACGAGCGCCTCGCTGGCCTCCTGGCCTCCTGGACGCCCGATCAGCTGGACGCACTCACCCGGTTCCTTTCGGAGGCAAGTGGCGTAATCGTGGCATCCTCAGAAGAGATCGATCGAGAGTCACACGACATTGACCCAGGCTCACCCTCCGACTCGACGATGACTTCATAA
- a CDS encoding TetR/AcrR family transcriptional regulator translates to MPRLTEATRHDRMSQIADAARRCFARNGFAGTSMADIITESGLSAGSIYSHFPGKAELTRFTSESLLEARRASLAAMTREGAAPTPAEILVRLYDEMAGAGVTEMLVQIWAEAPHDPLLAGLARDKIAQVRELLHEALLPWAATQDGDVQRLAADATETIMLLFQGATVRQTLEPEADAHVLLAAVVRLLR, encoded by the coding sequence ATGCCCCGACTCACGGAAGCCACGCGTCATGATCGGATGTCGCAGATCGCGGACGCAGCTCGACGCTGTTTCGCGCGCAACGGCTTCGCCGGCACCTCGATGGCCGACATCATCACCGAGTCGGGACTCTCGGCCGGGTCGATCTACTCGCACTTCCCAGGCAAAGCAGAGCTCACCCGGTTCACTTCCGAGTCGCTGCTCGAGGCGCGTCGGGCCTCGCTCGCCGCGATGACGCGCGAGGGCGCCGCGCCGACGCCGGCTGAGATCCTCGTCCGTCTCTACGACGAGATGGCCGGAGCCGGCGTGACTGAGATGCTCGTCCAGATCTGGGCCGAAGCGCCCCATGACCCGTTGCTTGCCGGGCTCGCCCGCGACAAGATCGCGCAGGTGCGGGAGCTCCTCCACGAGGCGCTGCTTCCGTGGGCCGCGACCCAGGATGGTGACGTACAGCGGCTCGCTGCCGACGCGACCGAAACGATCATGCTCCTTTTCCAGGGCGCGACGGTACGTCAGACCTTGGAGCCGGAGGCCGACGCTCACGTTCTGCTGGCGGCGGTCGTTCGACTTCTACGCTAG
- a CDS encoding site-specific DNA-methyltransferase, with translation MSDPSSPTRRLTELPAPVFTHDRATLYLGDAVEFLPLLAAGSIDALVTDPPYGLSFNGHTWDDASGFRDSLPHVDTSSMSAPEVFEAWCTAWAAGALHALKPGAHVAAFGGARTWHRMVRGIENAGFEIRDQIAWLHTTGMPKSIDLSHAIDKHHGAHRPDRTVQTDDRDGVLGATRTVTSKGTPVTEDAQRWEGWGTGLRPAFEPIVIARKPPEGNTLRNVLAHGVGGINIDQARFADDRWPMNVALDPGQADALDVLTGTWQGESLSRKFPIFRFEHKPDARERPRAFGISHSTVKPLGLMRWLVTLLTPPGGVVLEPFTGSGTTVEAALMAGCRVVAIERDKDYIPLVASRVDRQI, from the coding sequence ATGTCCGATCCGTCATCGCCGACCCGTCGTCTGACCGAGCTTCCGGCGCCGGTGTTCACCCACGACCGCGCGACCCTCTACCTCGGGGACGCCGTCGAGTTCCTCCCGCTGCTGGCCGCGGGGAGCATCGACGCGCTGGTCACCGACCCGCCCTACGGGCTGAGCTTCAACGGGCACACGTGGGACGACGCATCCGGGTTCCGCGATTCGCTGCCGCACGTGGACACGAGCAGCATGAGTGCACCGGAGGTGTTCGAGGCGTGGTGCACGGCCTGGGCTGCAGGTGCACTGCACGCGCTGAAGCCCGGTGCACACGTTGCAGCGTTCGGTGGTGCACGCACGTGGCATCGCATGGTGCGTGGCATCGAGAATGCGGGGTTCGAGATCCGCGACCAGATCGCGTGGCTGCACACCACCGGGATGCCCAAGAGTATAGACCTCTCGCACGCGATCGATAAGCACCACGGCGCGCACCGCCCCGACCGCACCGTGCAGACCGATGACCGCGACGGCGTGCTGGGCGCGACTCGCACCGTCACTTCCAAGGGCACCCCGGTGACCGAGGACGCGCAGCGGTGGGAGGGATGGGGCACGGGACTGCGGCCGGCGTTCGAGCCGATCGTCATCGCCCGCAAACCCCCGGAGGGCAACACACTCCGAAACGTCCTCGCCCACGGCGTCGGCGGGATCAACATCGACCAGGCCCGGTTCGCCGATGACCGGTGGCCGATGAACGTCGCCCTCGACCCCGGGCAGGCTGACGCGCTGGATGTGCTGACGGGAACGTGGCAGGGCGAGTCGTTGTCGCGGAAGTTCCCGATCTTCCGGTTCGAGCACAAGCCCGACGCCCGCGAGCGGCCCCGCGCGTTCGGCATCTCGCATTCGACGGTGAAGCCGCTCGGACTGATGCGGTGGCTCGTCACCCTGCTCACCCCGCCCGGTGGTGTCGTGCTCGAGCCGTTCACCGGTTCGGGAACGACGGTCGAAGCGGCCCTCATGGCCGGATGCCGAGTGGTCGCCATCGAACGCGACAAGGACTACATCCCGCTCGTTGCCTCCCGGGTGGACCGCCAGATCTGA
- a CDS encoding aldo/keto reductase has product MTVPMTLLGDGLTVSRLGFGAMALTGVYGASTHGENLDALNHALDLGVTFIDTADIYGDGDSERTVGEVAKTRRGEMTIATKFGITGSIANKTMRARNDPAYVREAVDASLTRLGIDTIDLYYLHRREVSVPIEDTVGAMAELVAAGKVRHLGLSEVTADELEAAHRVHPMTAVQSEWSVWSRDVERAVAPTAARLGIGFVPYSPLGRGFLTGALSDPAVFAGDWRAGLTRFTGDAFAGNQTVVAALTGIAGDHEATPAQIALAWLYAAGDRLGVPVVPIPGTRRPERIAENAAAISIVLTADELHVLDDLSAQVRGERSDFDDPNWTSDTRERADT; this is encoded by the coding sequence ATGACTGTTCCGATGACCCTTCTCGGCGACGGTCTGACCGTCAGCCGCCTCGGGTTCGGCGCGATGGCCCTGACCGGTGTGTACGGCGCCAGCACGCACGGAGAGAACCTGGACGCGCTGAACCATGCTCTCGACCTTGGGGTCACGTTCATCGACACCGCCGACATCTACGGCGACGGCGACAGCGAACGCACCGTCGGAGAGGTCGCGAAGACCCGCCGCGGGGAGATGACGATCGCCACCAAGTTCGGCATCACCGGCTCCATCGCGAACAAGACCATGCGCGCCCGCAACGACCCCGCATACGTGCGCGAGGCCGTGGACGCGAGCCTCACCAGGCTCGGCATCGACACGATCGACCTGTACTACCTGCACCGTCGCGAGGTCTCGGTACCGATCGAGGACACCGTCGGCGCGATGGCCGAGCTAGTGGCTGCTGGCAAGGTCCGCCATCTGGGGTTGTCGGAGGTGACCGCCGACGAACTGGAGGCCGCGCACCGGGTCCATCCCATGACGGCCGTGCAGAGCGAATGGTCGGTCTGGAGCCGCGACGTCGAACGCGCCGTCGCACCGACAGCCGCCAGGCTCGGGATCGGCTTCGTGCCCTACTCACCCCTGGGGCGAGGCTTCCTCACAGGAGCCCTGAGCGATCCCGCTGTCTTCGCCGGTGACTGGCGGGCAGGGCTCACCCGGTTCACCGGCGATGCCTTCGCGGGCAACCAGACCGTCGTCGCAGCGCTGACCGGGATCGCCGGCGACCACGAGGCGACGCCCGCGCAGATCGCGCTGGCCTGGCTGTACGCAGCGGGCGACCGGCTTGGCGTGCCGGTTGTTCCCATCCCCGGAACCCGCCGCCCCGAACGCATCGCGGAGAACGCCGCCGCCATATCGATCGTCCTCACCGCCGACGAGCTACACGTCCTCGATGACCTGTCGGCCCAGGTCAGGGGTGAGCGCTCGGACTTCGATGACCCGAACTGGACCAGCGACACACGCGAACGCGCCGACACGTAA
- a CDS encoding MerR family transcriptional regulator encodes MSTQVAFEVLDDTDASLGIAEVARLSGLSQDTLRWYEREGLLPAVRRGPDRRRQYTRRDAALVEMLAKLRESGMPTEEMREFSRLVTGGAATHGRRLAILEAHRDRIHRRQAELDQHLVSLEEKVTHYRYLIGAGLDCDGRPVSPEVAAVQPLTATEGEPR; translated from the coding sequence ATGAGCACACAGGTCGCATTCGAGGTGCTGGACGATACGGACGCGAGCCTCGGCATCGCAGAGGTCGCGCGGCTGAGCGGGCTGAGTCAGGACACCCTGCGCTGGTACGAGCGGGAAGGGCTGCTGCCCGCGGTACGCCGGGGACCGGATCGCCGCCGCCAGTACACGCGCAGGGACGCGGCGCTGGTGGAGATGCTCGCCAAGCTCCGCGAGAGCGGGATGCCGACGGAGGAGATGCGGGAGTTCTCCCGCCTGGTCACCGGCGGCGCCGCGACGCACGGGCGACGCCTGGCGATCCTCGAAGCCCACCGCGATCGCATCCACAGGCGGCAGGCGGAGCTCGATCAGCACCTTGTCTCCCTGGAAGAGAAGGTGACCCACTACCGCTACCTGATCGGTGCGGGCCTCGACTGCGACGGCCGCCCCGTCTCGCCCGAAGTCGCCGCCGTGCAGCCCCTCACCGCAACAGAAGGAGAACCACGATGA
- a CDS encoding bifunctional DNA primase/polymerase, with amino-acid sequence MSRKEVLLVTVPDPTGWNLPTTLPGAHLDAALAYAAAGVSVFPCAPSAKTPLTTRGFHDATTDPRRIRSWWSWMPEANIALRTGTRIDVVDVDVHGVGNGFPVLRTLQRDGLIDGWGAAVRSPSGGLHLYYPSDPNRPQGSWSRGRSHVDFRGTGGYIIAPPSTITAPDGTTAAYEMIAHGRRPRPVDADTLRDILTPTPPPAPQRQLPSGGVDEQIAERLSDWVARLAEGNRNAGLFWAACRLAEAGLSEDETTAALETAALSTGLEVRETRGTIHSAHRTITGSNSGGAVSSSSGRASASPEAGR; translated from the coding sequence GTGTCCCGGAAGGAGGTGCTGCTCGTGACCGTTCCCGACCCTACCGGCTGGAACCTGCCCACCACCCTTCCCGGTGCTCACCTCGATGCGGCGCTCGCCTACGCGGCGGCGGGTGTGTCGGTGTTCCCGTGCGCGCCGAGCGCGAAGACGCCACTGACGACGCGCGGGTTCCACGATGCGACGACAGATCCTCGGCGGATCCGGTCGTGGTGGTCATGGATGCCGGAGGCGAACATCGCCCTGCGCACCGGCACCCGCATCGATGTCGTCGACGTGGACGTGCACGGCGTCGGCAACGGGTTCCCGGTGCTGCGGACGCTGCAACGAGACGGGCTGATCGACGGGTGGGGCGCGGCGGTCCGCTCCCCGTCCGGCGGCCTGCACCTCTACTACCCGTCCGACCCGAACCGTCCACAAGGGTCGTGGTCGCGTGGACGGTCGCATGTGGACTTCCGTGGCACCGGCGGCTACATCATCGCCCCGCCTTCCACCATCACCGCCCCGGACGGCACGACCGCGGCATACGAGATGATCGCGCACGGGCGGCGCCCGAGACCGGTCGACGCCGACACGCTCCGCGACATCCTCACCCCAACGCCACCACCGGCCCCCCAGCGCCAGCTCCCGTCGGGCGGGGTGGACGAGCAGATCGCCGAGCGCCTCTCCGACTGGGTCGCACGGCTGGCGGAGGGCAACCGGAACGCCGGGTTGTTCTGGGCGGCGTGCCGCCTCGCCGAAGCCGGGCTCAGCGAAGACGAGACGACCGCCGCCCTCGAGACTGCGGCGCTGTCGACCGGGCTGGAGGTGCGGGAGACGCGCGGTACGATCCACTCCGCCCACCGCACCATTACCGGCAGCAACAGCGGCGGCGCCGTGTCCTCATCATCCGGACGGGCATCCGCAAGTCCGGAGGCCGGGCGATGA
- a CDS encoding DUF2637 domain-containing protein — protein sequence MTSLEQHPPQQTVGRVSGGPGGGVTRGVVTLAVAGTVLLALGAFWLSFTTLRDLAVLSGIPEGQAWVWPLIVDGVILEATISVVALRNSARPARRFAWVLLAAGAGVSVAANITHAIVTAHTQVPALIASLVASVPPLVLLAMTHLTVELTRNSAQPSEAPRSRPDALPPLSSGEGYERDRAWRADASTDTPTARAEPQDEPGPVGSGMPRRRELRERARELRARGLSRRAVAAELGVHPTTVGRWEHAPDRQQDGADDD from the coding sequence ATGACCTCCCTCGAACAGCACCCGCCCCAGCAGACCGTCGGCCGAGTATCCGGCGGGCCCGGCGGCGGGGTGACCCGTGGCGTGGTGACGCTCGCTGTCGCCGGGACGGTGCTGCTGGCGTTGGGGGCGTTCTGGCTGTCGTTCACGACCCTCCGGGATCTCGCCGTGCTCTCCGGGATCCCCGAGGGGCAAGCATGGGTGTGGCCGTTGATCGTCGACGGGGTGATCCTCGAGGCGACGATCAGCGTCGTCGCGCTGCGCAACTCCGCCCGCCCCGCGCGGCGATTCGCGTGGGTGCTGCTCGCCGCCGGCGCCGGAGTATCCGTCGCAGCGAACATCACCCACGCGATCGTCACCGCCCACACCCAGGTCCCGGCGCTCATCGCGTCGCTGGTCGCGTCCGTGCCCCCACTGGTGCTCCTGGCGATGACCCACCTCACCGTCGAACTCACCCGCAACAGCGCACAGCCATCCGAGGCGCCGAGAAGCCGCCCGGATGCCTTGCCGCCGCTCTCCAGCGGCGAAGGATACGAGCGGGATCGTGCCTGGCGCGCGGACGCGAGCACGGACACCCCGACCGCGCGCGCCGAGCCGCAGGATGAGCCCGGGCCGGTCGGGTCGGGGATGCCGCGTCGGCGGGAGCTGCGGGAGCGGGCGCGGGAGTTGCGTGCGCGGGGGTTGTCGCGTCGTGCGGTGGCGGCGGAGCTCGGGGTGCATCCGACGACGGTCGGCCGGTGGGAGCACGCACCTGACCGTCAACAGGACGGAGCAGACGATGACTGA
- a CDS encoding ParB N-terminal domain-containing protein, translating into MSRGHLVLEHAIDQITEGHSYRRDLGDLEELTESVRRFGLLSPIVITTGNVLISGNRRLAVMRTLGHRTVPVWIVPGVSDKLSMVLAIQDENTLHKMLAPLEQAELYAELKELYAEENARKQEATQFGATTPSESPSGGVPPSQGSGGGNGGVDSTPPLPPRGEGQKTRVQAAKAVTGRDSHGMLDQVVELKQIAASEAEHPEVRQAAAEALLELNTDGKVNGRFLRVKLLQAIHTLRRWATHPDEPDPVRAAATSELALLEGQEHPKDALKEATRAIGYLTQLRADVAAAAGPAGWKDADPLLREKHAIRKLVDLLRREHGWWDRYDPADFGKYADDEQWELVETCITEAARFLDHARTARDHATAHHEVDAEDEDADGPADGDSSEGVPGADV; encoded by the coding sequence ATGAGCCGTGGGCATCTGGTGCTCGAGCACGCGATCGACCAGATCACCGAGGGCCACTCCTACCGCCGCGACCTCGGCGACCTGGAGGAGCTGACGGAGTCTGTCCGCCGGTTCGGGCTGCTCTCACCGATCGTGATCACCACCGGCAACGTCCTCATCTCCGGCAACCGGCGCCTGGCCGTCATGCGCACCCTCGGGCACCGCACCGTGCCCGTCTGGATCGTCCCCGGGGTCTCAGACAAGCTGTCGATGGTCCTCGCGATCCAAGACGAGAACACCCTCCACAAGATGCTCGCCCCACTCGAGCAAGCCGAGCTCTACGCAGAGCTGAAAGAGCTCTACGCGGAAGAGAACGCCCGCAAGCAGGAAGCCACCCAGTTCGGTGCGACCACACCGTCCGAGTCGCCGAGCGGGGGCGTGCCCCCGTCCCAGGGTTCGGGTGGGGGTAACGGTGGTGTCGATTCGACACCACCGTTACCCCCGAGAGGTGAGGGGCAGAAGACGCGGGTGCAGGCGGCGAAGGCCGTCACCGGGCGGGACTCGCACGGGATGCTCGACCAGGTCGTGGAACTGAAGCAGATCGCTGCCAGCGAGGCGGAGCACCCCGAGGTGCGGCAGGCGGCAGCCGAGGCGCTGCTGGAGTTGAACACGGACGGGAAGGTCAACGGCCGGTTCCTGCGGGTGAAGCTGCTGCAGGCGATCCACACGCTGCGCCGGTGGGCGACGCACCCGGATGAACCCGACCCCGTCCGTGCGGCGGCCACGTCAGAGCTCGCCCTGCTGGAAGGGCAGGAGCATCCGAAGGACGCGCTGAAGGAAGCCACCCGTGCGATCGGGTACCTCACCCAGCTGCGCGCAGACGTCGCAGCCGCAGCCGGGCCGGCCGGGTGGAAGGACGCGGATCCGCTGCTGCGGGAGAAGCACGCGATCCGCAAGCTCGTCGACCTGCTCCGCCGCGAGCACGGCTGGTGGGACCGCTACGACCCCGCCGACTTCGGGAAGTACGCCGACGACGAGCAGTGGGAGCTCGTCGAGACCTGCATCACCGAAGCCGCCCGATTCCTCGACCACGCCCGCACCGCCCGCGATCACGCCACTGCTCACCACGAGGTCGATGCTGAGGACGAGGACGCGGACGGTCCTGCTGACGGAGACTCCTCGGAGGGGGTGCCCGGTGCCGACGTATGA
- a CDS encoding M23 family metallopeptidase — protein MLGLLSVGVLMNPAITSQAACVASDVQLGPVPDELEVTIAGGHTFTLNKTQLTHAATIIITGAATPGVGRDGILIALMAALTESTLRQLANTGTYPESGNYPNDGNGSDHDSLGLFQMRPQSGWGTVAELMDPSYQAEAFYGGPDGPNGGSPRGLLDIPGWEQMGKGEAAQAVEVSAYPDRYNNYEPVARIILDTLTSSPETNGADRGIPETSRLVFPLPTGSYVRTDGFGPRVHPITGKVRLHAGVDWAAPDGTAIFALADGVVTYAGMVGGTSGQITIEHTIDGHPVATIYIHMWAHGIHVQAGDHVIAGQHIGDVGSSGQSTGPHLHFEVHPGGADDPAVDPEVWLAEHDVAGIDAPTGGRPSCTI, from the coding sequence GTGCTCGGGCTGCTCAGCGTCGGTGTGCTCATGAACCCTGCCATCACGAGCCAGGCGGCGTGTGTCGCGTCGGATGTGCAGCTCGGTCCGGTGCCGGACGAGCTCGAGGTCACCATCGCCGGCGGGCACACGTTCACGTTGAACAAGACGCAGCTCACCCACGCCGCCACCATCATCATCACCGGCGCCGCAACACCCGGGGTCGGGCGGGACGGGATCCTCATCGCCCTGATGGCGGCGCTGACGGAATCGACGCTACGGCAGCTGGCGAACACGGGCACCTACCCGGAGTCCGGGAACTACCCCAACGATGGCAACGGCTCCGACCACGACTCCTTAGGCCTGTTCCAGATGAGGCCGCAGTCTGGGTGGGGCACCGTCGCCGAGCTGATGGACCCGAGCTACCAGGCCGAGGCGTTCTATGGCGGACCCGACGGCCCGAACGGTGGTTCCCCGCGCGGCCTGCTCGACATCCCTGGCTGGGAACAGATGGGAAAAGGCGAAGCCGCGCAAGCCGTGGAAGTGTCGGCGTACCCGGACCGGTACAACAACTACGAGCCCGTCGCCCGCATCATCCTCGACACCCTCACCTCCAGCCCCGAAACGAACGGCGCAGACAGGGGGATCCCGGAGACGAGCCGCCTGGTGTTCCCGCTGCCGACAGGCAGTTACGTCCGCACCGACGGGTTCGGACCCCGCGTACACCCCATCACCGGCAAGGTCCGTCTACACGCGGGAGTGGATTGGGCAGCCCCGGACGGGACGGCGATCTTCGCCCTCGCAGACGGTGTCGTCACCTACGCGGGCATGGTCGGCGGCACGTCCGGGCAGATCACGATCGAGCACACCATCGACGGGCACCCGGTGGCGACGATCTACATCCATATGTGGGCGCACGGCATCCACGTCCAAGCCGGGGACCACGTGATCGCAGGTCAGCACATCGGTGACGTCGGCAGCAGCGGCCAATCCACCGGCCCTCACCTCCATTTCGAAGTCCATCCGGGCGGTGCCGACGACCCCGCGGTCGACCCAGAGGTGTGGCTCGCAGAGCACGACGTCGCCGGTATCGACGCTCCGACCGGTGGCAGGCCCTCCTGCACCATCTGA
- a CDS encoding DUF6112 family protein, translated as MHVLATLIQAENVYPDLSGVGGKETLLSIVGALLTFVLIVAVLMLIVSAIVWAVSSDHGNSHTAAKSKAGLLVAVGAAALAGAGVAWMNFLLNLGDTL; from the coding sequence ATGCATGTCCTTGCCACGCTGATCCAGGCCGAGAACGTCTACCCGGACCTCAGCGGCGTCGGCGGCAAGGAGACTCTATTATCCATCGTTGGGGCGCTGCTGACGTTCGTGCTGATCGTTGCCGTGCTGATGCTCATCGTCTCGGCGATCGTCTGGGCGGTCTCTTCCGACCACGGCAACTCCCACACCGCCGCGAAAAGCAAGGCAGGGCTGTTGGTCGCCGTCGGGGCTGCCGCCCTCGCAGGCGCCGGGGTCGCGTGGATGAACTTCCTTCTGAACCTCGGCGACACGCTCTAA
- a CDS encoding DUF6112 family protein — MSAVLDTLTTAFPAAAGLVSAEIDVTPNDSGLPGIAALRTIVGAVMTIGLILSVLALIISAIVWGFGANSSNPHLASRGKIGVLISCGAAIITGASVTLINFFWNVGQTVS; from the coding sequence ATGTCTGCCGTCCTCGACACCCTCACCACCGCCTTCCCCGCCGCTGCCGGGCTGGTCTCCGCGGAGATCGACGTCACCCCGAACGACTCGGGCCTACCCGGGATCGCAGCTCTCCGCACCATCGTCGGGGCGGTGATGACGATCGGTCTTATCCTCTCTGTCCTCGCTCTGATCATCTCCGCCATCGTGTGGGGATTCGGCGCGAACAGCTCGAACCCGCACCTGGCCTCGCGCGGCAAGATCGGCGTGCTGATTTCCTGCGGTGCCGCGATCATCACCGGAGCGTCCGTGACGCTGATCAACTTCTTCTGGAACGTCGGCCAGACCGTCTCTTGA